GCTACACCAATCCCGACCTTGCAGCCGACATCCTCCAACGATGGGAACAAGCCTTCCAGGCGGCGAATGAGCCCCATCTGGTCGCAGGATTCCAGCAGCCACGGCTCCGCGCCGTTGGTGACTCGGGCAAGTTCGCGCACCGGGCCGGTTTTACTCGCTACGGTCGGCGCACGAAGCAACTCCACCAGTGTGGCGAGCGTCGACCGGTCGACGGCCGGGCGGTGGGCAATGCGTGTTGCACCAGGCGCTTCGCGACTAATAATGGTGATCGCCGGGTAGGCAATCACATCCGAATGGAATGCCGGTGTATCCACCATATCGACATAGACTTTCAGGTGAAAGCGCTCGGCGACGAGACTCCGCAGCGGGCCCCCGTAGCGGTTCTTCATCCAGCGATCCGCGCAGATGAAGCCCAGACTTCCCCCTTCGGACAAGAGCGACAGCGACCGCTCTATAAAGGGAATGTAGATGTCGGCCCGATCATACATCGTCTGATAGCGGCTGCGGTATTCAGCCAACAGGGGAGCCGGTATCAATTCCTGACGGACATAGGGCGGATTACCCACCACGTAATCGAACTCCCCCGCCAGTGGTGTTAGAAGAAAATCTCCTTGTGACAACCAGCGCCCAGCCAAAGCGGTTGCGGTATTGGCGCCCATTCCTGCGCGCTTTAAACGCTCAACAACGGCGGCGAAGGTGCCGAGAAAAGTGTCTTGGTGAAGTTCGACGGCCCGGATGGCGTTCCCCAGATCATCGAGCGCGGAACCGCTCGGCCTTGTCGCTCGCCATGCACTCAACAGTCGCTCAATGATCTGAAGAAGGAAATC
This sequence is a window from Geoalkalibacter sp.. Protein-coding genes within it:
- a CDS encoding Eco57I restriction-modification methylase domain-containing protein, coding for MASKADADSRGAIFTRREVVDFILDLVGYTADQPLHEKRLLEPSFGGGDFLLQIIERLLSAWRATRPSGSALDDLGNAIRAVELHQDTFLGTFAAVVERLKRAGMGANTATALAGRWLSQGDFLLTPLAGEFDYVVGNPPYVRQELIPAPLLAEYRSRYQTMYDRADIYIPFIERSLSLLSEGGSLGFICADRWMKNRYGGPLRSLVAERFHLKVYVDMVDTPAFHSDVIAYPAITIISREAPGATRIAHRPAVDRSTLATLVELLRAPTVASKTGPVRELARVTNGAEPWLLESCDQMGLIRRLEGLFPSLEDVGCKVGIGVATGADKAFIDDFDALDVEPDRKLPLVTTKDILSGEVIWRGQGV